Within the Thermostichus lividus PCC 6715 genome, the region TGCAATATCTTGGCATCAGTGATTATGGAGTTGGTGCCCCAGTGGACACCCCTTCTGAAGCCGAAAATGTGGGGGATTTTCAGCGGCATTCTACTTGAGCAAGCAGATCAGGTGGCCGCCGTCTTAGAACAGCAGGGCTGGAGCCTAGGCAGTGTTTGGCGACGGCAGGAATGGTGCTGCCTGAATGCTCGGTTTGAACCTAACGCCTATCGCTGAATGGTCAGAAATTCGCTAGGCTAGGGGAAGCAGAATGACTACGGAATGGCTAGGAATGGTATCTGCAAAGGATAATAGGATGTTTGTTAATAGTTGCTGACCTTTGCAGTGGCTGGATCTAAGTTCCTCAAAAAAATGTCTCATAGTCCGTGGGCGATTTCTGTTAGAAAGGCTACAATCAATGAGGTTTTAGTTAAAATTGGTCAAAAGATTCCTACTACGTGCCAGCCGTCCATCTGCGCCTGCTCCCTGACCACTCGTGTCATACAGGACTTCTGTCACTAAACTACGGTTGTCAGCACGGTCAGCTGTGGGGTCAACACCTATAACCACACCCCCAACCCATTTGCTCTCGCGTCATCTCGCGAAACGCTGGATGTGGCGATGTGGGCAGCGGTTGGGTACTACTGTGAACCATGCATTATTAGGGAGACTTTAAGAGGACAACGGCATGACCCAAGCGAATGTACTTGACGTTTACGAACCCGCAACGAACCCACTTGAAGATGAGGTTGCTCTCCTCAGGGACTACGGCCTTGATGCTGTGGACACCGACGATGAGGAGAGCGAAGACTTTGAGGAGGTCAGTGACGATCTTGACGACAAGCCTAGCAAAGGTCGTGCCAGTCGGCGGCGCACTCAGGTTAAGAAGAAACACTACACGGAGGACTCAATTCGCCTCTATCTGCAAGAGATTGGCCGCATTCGCCTCCTGCGGGCGGATGAAGAAATTGAACTGGCGCGCAAAATTGCCGATTTGTTGGAAATGGAGCGGGTGCGCGATCGCCTCAGTGAACAGTTGGGCTGCGATCCAGAGTACCTTGAGCGGAATCCGGCGCAATGGGCAGAGAGCTTGGGAATGTCCCTACGGGATTTTCGGCACCGTCTGTTTGTCGGGCGCAAAGCCAAGGAAAAAATGGTGCAATCGAACCTGCGGCTAGTGGTGTCGATCGCCAAAAAGTATATGAATCGGGGGTTATCGTTTCAGGACTTAATTCAAGAGGGCAGTTTAGGGCTGATTCGCGCTGCCGAGAAATTTGATCACGAAAAGGGCTATAAGTTTTCCACCTATGCAACGTGGTGGATTCGCCAAGCCATTACCCGCGCCATTGCTGACCAGTCCCGCACCATTCGGCTGCCGGTGCACCTCTACGAAACCATCTCCCGCATTAAGAAAACCACGAAACTTCTCTCCCAAGAAATGGGTCGCAAACCCACTGAAGAGGAAATTGCCGATCGCATGGAAATGACGATCGAAAAATTGCGTTTTATCGCCAAGTCTGCCCAGTTGCCGATTTCCTTAGAAACGCCTATCGGTAAAGAGGAAGACTCGCGCCTAGGGGATTTCATTGAATCCGATGGCGAAACCCCCGAAGATCAGGTTTCAAAGCACCTATTACGGGAAGATTTGGAAACCGTATTGTGTACCCTTAGCCCCCGCGAGCGGGATGTGTTAAAACTGCGGTATGGTTTGGACGATGGCCGCATGAAAACCCTAGAGGAGATTGGGCAACTTTTTAATGTGACGCGAGAGCGCATCCGTCAAATTGAGGCCAAGGCACTCCGCAAACTGCGCCATCCCAACCGCAATAGCGTTCTTAAGGAATACATTCGCTAAGGAGTACTCTATGTTGCGCCCCCTCATTACCTTAACCCTTGGTGTGACCGTAGCAACCCTAGTTGCGCCTCAACCGGGTCGCGCCCAAGCCTGTGCCTATGTTAAGGGCCTAAGCCAAAGCGTTGGCAGTACGTCGTTTTTGGAGGGGGGGACGCTACCCCTAGGTCTAGGGGCGGGTGCCGTGGCGATCGGTGCTGTGGGGGTTACCCTGTGGCAACGCCAACGCCGCGCCAACGCTAGCACTCGCATGACGACACCAGCTTCTGGGGTGGAACTGAACGTGGTTCTACCGGAGTCAGAAGCTACGGTGAGTTCAAAGGCGGAAGACGTAACACCGATTGCTTAGGCGAAGGCGATCGTGATTGGCAGCGATCGCCACCATGGGGGTATTCGTTGACTGTCGTGGCATTGCCCAGTCGGATACCCTTTTACTATTTTTATTGTTAGTGTTTTTCCAGCTTGGGAACCACCGCCGTAATCTGGCGATTAAAGGTCGCGTCAAAGGTATCAGCGCCCTGAAATAGATACCAAACTGCTTCAATAACGCAGGCAATGCGGGCGATCGCCCCCAAGGAGCCATGCTCAACTGTTATTGGCGAAAAGAGGATCCCAAGCAACAGGTAAAACACGCCCCACAGCGGTTGCCGGAGATAAAACTTGTGAACCCCGGGCACGAGAATGCCCGTCAACGCCAGACCGATGGCGATCGCCCGGTTACGGTAGCCCATACTCACTCCCGTTGATGACATACTCTAATAATCACCAATAATCAACAGTAAAGCACTGCGATTGAATCAACGATTTAGGACTACCTGCAGACCCTTGACCTCCATTTCAATTATTACTGCCACCTATAACGCCGCCGCCCACTTGCCCGGCCTCATTGAATCCATCCGGCAGCAGAGCGATCGCAATGTGGAGTGGATTGTCATTGATGGTGCCTCTGAGGATGGCACCTTAGACCTCATCAAAGGCGCATCAGACGTCATTACCGACTACCTCAGTGAACCGACTTTGGCATTTTCCATGCCCTTAATAAAGGGATTCAACGCGCCTCAGGGGACTATTACCTAGTCGTTGGTGCCGATGATCGCCTCGACCCGATGGCGATCGCCCACTATAAACGCGCCGCAGCAGAGACCAAGGCTGATATTATTTGCGCCAATGTTTACTCAGAGCAACATCAACTCATTCAGCCAACAGGAGGAGCCATTTGGCACCATGGTGTACAATCCTTTACCACGACTCACTCCGTTGGCACACTTATTCGCCGGGTGCTACACCATACCTATGGCTACTACTCCCATCGGTATCCTACCGCAGCCGATGCTGCCTTTATTCTCAAGGCAACTCAACAGGGGGCTAGTACAGCTAGAGCCAATTTTGTTGCTGGTCAGTATAATACAAAAGGCTTTTCTTACCGCTATAAAGCTGCACTACTCTGCGAATTATTTATTATTCAGAAGGAGTTTTTCCCGAAATGGCTGCAATTGCTACTATTAGTTTATCGCCTTATCAAAAATTATGCTCAGCTTTAATCTGTAATGCAGTACCGAATCCTAGCTCATATTACAGGGTACAATGATTCAAATTCCCTCAATAAATGTATTGATAGTCTGTTAAAGCAAACCTACCAGATTTCAGAACTATTGATTATTGATAATTCATCCACCGCTTTAGCAATTAGTGTTCCCCTAGGTAAGATATCTCTGAACGTTCAGCATCACCCCGAAAATATTGGTATGGCTGGCAGTTTGTGCCAAGGCATTCAATATGCAGTTAATCATGGATTTGATTTTATTTGGACATTTGATCAAGATAGCTGTCCGACTGATGATACACTAGAAAAATTAATTACTTTCTATACAAATTTTTCAAAAAAAGATCAAATCGGTATTCTTGGTTGTGTAGCTGTTGATGATAGTACGGGTCAAAAAGACGGTGGATTTTTGTACAAAAATTATCGATTTCAGAAAATTTCCTGCGATCTCTTAAATACTTATTATGAATGTGACGCTGTAATCACTTCAGGGTCACTGATTAACTGCCAAATAGCACCAAACGTACCACTGCCCAATACATTGCTGTTTATTGATGCAGTTGATTTTGATTATTGTATGAAAATCCGCCAGCACAATTATAAAATTTTTATCCTAAATGAGGCAGTTCTAAGACATCGATTTGGTAACTCAAGAACCGTCTATCTTCCCTGTCGCTCCCATGCAACCTACTTATACACCTATTCAACCCTAAGATATTTTTACGTCCATAGAAACCATACCTACCTAGAAACCCGCTTGGCGCGTAACCTTTTCTTTCAAGTCTTGTCTGTTGCCTACCGTGTACTGAAAGCCATCAGAAAGGTTGGGGTTATTTTAATTTTTGAAGAATCAGACAAGCTCTTAAAGACCTATGCCTGCCTTAGAGGTACAGTAGATGGCCTACTCGGCCGCCTAGGTAAAACATGGCACTGAGGGTTCAGGGTTGTTTTAGGCGCATCATTTCTGTTTGAATTCGCTGGCTGAAAGCATTGTCCTGCTGTGCCCGTAGTGTAATGGCATTAAATTGTTCAAGGGTCATATTGTATTTCTTGAGCACCTGCATCGCATCCCGAGTATAACTAGCACAAATGGTTTCCATGCCACTGGGGATATTTTGCGGACTCATGGCAAAGCAGGAATTTCGGGGGATTTGCCCACCCGCCAACGCTTGCGCTTGGCGATAGTATTTTTGGCGAATGGGTTCAATTTCTAAGACAACACGAGCATAGTTGATGAGTTCCCACGGAGCAATGACATCGGATTGGGATGCTGCTTGCCCTAAAGAGATACTAGGAATCACACTTACGAAAAGTAGGCTCAATATAGTGCCAGAAAAAATCATGGGCAACAAAGTCCAACGCATCCTCTGTGCTACCACCACGCTAGGGACATTATCTATACACTTTACTTGGAATCCTCTTGCTGGATTCAGGTTCCCGCTCTTGGACGTGTGAGGTTTGCAATACAGAGCATGACCGAGACGTGAACCCTGCGATCAACATCAGAAATGAAGCCTTGCGGAGATTGGAGTTAGGAACTCGCTCTACTGCCTTTGGGAGGGAACGTAAGTCATCTGGTAAGACTTCGGTTTTGTTAGATGCTGTCCCCGTTGAACAAGGAAGCCGCTTATCTATCCCGTAGCGATGATGAGCGGTAGTTCACCCACCCTCAAGCTAGTCTATGCCACGTATGGTGGGTATAGCAGCAATAATGCCATTCTCGGCATTACTGAATGGAGCGATGAATCAGAGGCCAACAGGTATTTTTTGAAACTTCAAATAATACAGCGGATTCCTTAATAAGTGGGTACACTCTTTTTGATGGTGTTTCAGGAAGAGAGTGTGTTCATGGCTGCCTTAGCTCTCGATTGACGGACGCGCATTGTGACGTCTGATGAGTCAGGAACAACGTCGATCCGGAAACTAGCCGCCCAGTTCCAAGTGAGTAAAACAACCGCCCACACGCTCATGAAGTTGCAACGGGAAACCGCAGACGTGGCTCCCAAACCAGCCCGAGGGGGCAAATCCAGTGCGCTGGTCGCTCAAGATCCAGACTACCCCTTGTCGCAATACTGTGAGGTGTGGCTAGACCGCACTGGGATGGATAGTGCTCAACGTACGATGTGCCGATGTTTACAATGGCTTGAGTGAACCTGAAAAAACCAACACGCCAAAGCCAACTAACATCGGCGGTTGTCCAGCAGCAATGGCACCAATTCTGGTCACGCATCACTCAAGAGTCGGTTGACAATCTCGTCTTCCTGGATGAGATGGGGATATTCGTCGGCATCATGCGAGACATGGCTCGGCATCTGAAGGGAACACGAGCCGATGACTTTGACGGGGTGTACCGGGGTAAGCGTTGTTTATCTGCCTCCCTATTCACCTATTGTACTCATTGCTGCTACTGTGCCAGCTAGTTATGCAATCTGCTGGATGCAATGCCGAAATTTACCGAAAAATGCTGTAAAGCCCCTGCCTTTAGGCATGGGGAGTATGTCAATGCTGGTGAATCTAAATCTCACAATTTAATTCCCCCAACCGCTGGTTAAAGCGCAGGTTTTCGCTATAGTCCACGGCAACATCAATGATGGTGGGCACCGGCTGCTCGAGGGCTGTTTTCAGGGTGGGAATAAAATCGGCAGTGGCTTCAATGCGATAGCCCTTGAGACCCATGCTGTCCGCTAGTTTGACAAAATCAGGGTTGCCAAAGTGGACGTAGGCCGGCTCGCCAAAGTAACGGTGTTGCTTCCACTCAATGAGGCCATAGCCGCCATCATTAAAAATAATGGTGGTGAAGTTGGTCTTCATCCGCAGTGCAGTTTCTAGCTCTTGGAAGTTCATCATAAAGCCACCATCACCGGTGACCGCTACGACGTGGCGATTGGGGTGCACAAGCTTAGCCGCCACTGCCCCCGGTACAGCAATGCCCATGGCGGCAAAGCCATTGGAAATTAAGCAGGTATTGGGGCGATCGCAGTGGTAATGGCGGGCAATCCACATTTTGTGAGCACCCACATCGGAAATAACAATGTCGTCAGGCCCCATGACTTGCCGCAAATCATAGATGATTTTTTGGGGTTTGACGGGAAAGCTATCGTCTTGGGCAAACTGGCAATAGTCGGCAACGATCTCTTGTCGCAGTTGCAGGGCATAGGGGGGGGCTTTGTCCTGGCGATCGGCGCGCTTGAGAATTTCGTACAGAGAATCCGAAATATCCCCAACCACTTCAACCACAGGGATATAGCTACTGTCAATTTCAGCGTGGGTTGCTGCAATGTGGATAATCGGCAGGCGGCCATCAGGATTCCAGCTTTTGGGGGAGTATTCAATCAGGTCATAGCCAATGGCAATAATTAAATCGGCATGGTCAAACCCACAGCTAATGTAGTCCCGCTGCTGCAACCCCACTGTCCACAGGGCTAAGGAGTGCTGATAGGGAATTACCCCCTTGCCCATAAACGTATTAGAAACAGGAATATTGAGTTTTTCCGCAAAGTGGGTCAAGGCCGGGGCTGCATGGGCACGAATGGCACCATTGCCCACCAAGATTAAGGGGTTGTCAGCTTGGCTAATCAGTTCCGCGGCCTTGAGGATGCTTTGAAAGGAGGCGTAGGTTTTCTCGGCGGGTTGGGGCTTGAGGGGATAGCCTTCGACGGGCATGGCCGCAATATTTTCTGGTAGGTCAATGTGAACAGCGCCAGGCTTTTCGTTTTGCGCGATCTTAAAGGCTTTGCGGACAATTTCCGGTGTGATACTGGGGCGGACAATCTGTGCATTCCACTTGGTGACTGGGCTAAACATGGCCACCAGATCAAGGTATTGGTGGGACTCGATGTGCATGCGATCGGTGCCTACTTGCCCTGTGATGGCCACAAGGGGTGCGCCATCTAAATTGGCATCGGCAACCCCTGTCATGAGGTTGGTGGCTCCTGGCCCTAGGGTCGAAAGACACACCCCTGCCTGACCTGTTAAACGGCCATACACGTCTGCCATGAAGGCGGCGCCCTGTTCATGGCGGGTCGTTACAAACTGAATGCTGGAGTGGCGTAAGGCTTCGAGAACATCAAGGTTTTCTTCACCGGGAAGGCCAAAAATATATTTCACGCCTTCGTTTTCAAGGCATTTGACGAGGAGTTCAGCAGTATTCATGGGGTAATGGTGGGTACTACCTTCAATCCTAATCTGTTATCCGTGGGCAAACCTGAAGATGTTTGCAAATCCTCACCAAAGTTTCAGCCTGCTGCCAAGGTTGAGATCACTTTGGCCAAATCAAGGTCGCGTTGGGTGATACCGCCAGCATCGTGGGTGGTGAGGCTAACAGTGACGCGGTTCCATGAAATGCAAATGTCGGGATGGTGCCCTGCCTGCTCGGACGGTTCCACAAGACGATTGACAAAGGCAATAGAGCCAAGGAAATCTTGAAACCTAAAGGTTTGCTCGAGGCGATCGCCCACCAGAGACCATCCTGGCAGGGAGGCAAGCTGGGCTTCAATTTCGGCGGTAGATAAGCGTTCAGCCATACTTTTTGCACAACTCTATAGACTAATTATTGCGAATTTGCAGCGGAGGGCGGGGGTGCAACCTCCCTGCGGGAGCCACTGCCAACCCAGCAAATGTCCCACCGCACCACCGGCTCATGCTGCGATCGACGACGTTCGCTAGTTCAGGTCGCCAATGCGCCCAAGCTGCAGGAGGTAACGCTAACGCGCCCCAGTAGGCGCCAAATAGGCATCCCAGCAGGGGTAGGGTAGGAACATCTTTGAGCAATTGCTGTGCCAGCATGAGGTTACCGGGGGCGATCGCCAACGCATAGCGCACTTGCATCACTGGCTCTGGGGCTGCCGCCAAGCAATTGACTGGCTTGACTAACGGTTCCGGTCGCCACGCCTGCTCCAAGTATTCATGAAGCAGTGCCTGAATATTGGCCAACGGTGCTGGCACCACAATCAACGGCTGTTGCCATGCAGCCAAAAGATGCGGCAGAGCGGCACACCAATCATCTTGCGCCGGGGCATCCGCCAACCACTGCTGCCTATACTGCTTCACAAGCACGGGGGACTGCTGCTCGAGACCCCACAGCCCGCCTAACAGGGCACCTCTAAACTGCTCGTAAACCCCACCCCTAACCATCGTTGCGCCCCAACACAATCGCTATTTGTTTGATGACCCTTGCTAGGGAGTACTCGCCAAAAGGCTTTACCCCTTCGCCAAAATCCGTTATAGTTGTAAATTGTCGGTAAATTCCACCCCCTATGCAAATAACTGTTGCAACAATCCTACGGCGTGAGCGAGGGCTACAACGATGATTAAACTCCGCCTCAAGCGCTACGGCAAAAAGCGCAATGCCACCTACCGCATTGTAGCCATGAATAGTCGCGATCGCCGCGATGGCCGTGCCCTCGAAGAGCTTGGCTTTTACGATCCCATTCGGGAAGAAGTGCGCCTCAAAGAAGACGCTATTAAACGGCGGTTAGAGCAAGGCGCGCAACCTACAGATACGGTGCGGCGGCTGTTTGTCAAAGCCAATTTACTGCCCCAGACTAAGTCGTAATGAGCGAGTTAGCGTCTGCTCCTAATTACGTGGGGTTGATTCGCTTTTTGCTGGAGCCGTTTATGGAAGCCCCAGACACCCTGCGCATCCATGCTGAGTTTTCACCAGCGACGTCCCGAATTTGGATTCGCTTGGCCTTTGCGGGTGAGGATAAAGGGCGCGTTTATGGTCGTGGAGGGCGTAATTTGCAGGCGATTCGCGCCGTGCTGAAGGCCGCTGCTCAGGCTACGGGTCAGCAGATTTACTTAGATGTTTATGGCGATCACAAAAGTGAGCCTAAAATAAATAATCATGAGGGCGATCGCCGTGGGCGACCCCATCGTCGTTCTTATCCATCATCAAGGAGGCAAAGTTAGCGCGTGTCTGAAGTGCGTTTAGGTGAAAACGAATCCATCGAGTCGGCTCTACGGCGGTTTAAGAAAAAAATTCAAAAGGCGGGTATTTTATCGGAAGTAAAGCGGCGTGAACGTTACGAAAAACCCAGCTTGCGCCGCAAACGCAAACAGGAGGCTGCTCGTAAGCGCAATCGCTAAGCCCTATTGCCAGTGTTGCCATGAGCGACAGCTTAACAATTGATCTCCACAGCACCGAAAGTGCGATCGCCCTTGTCGGGGAGCAAGAAGCCAACCTACGCATCTTTGCTGCGCAAACAGGGGCGACGCTTGTTTTGCGAGGCCGTGATCTTTACATCACTGGTACCACTGCTCAGGTGCAACTGTGTCAGCAACTCATCCACGACCTAGGCACTCTTTGGCGTGAAGGCAAAACCGTTTCGGGTGTCGATATTCTCACCGTACGTCATGCCTACGATACCCATCAGCGGGAAGCTCTGCGAGAACTCCAACAAGACATATTAGCGCGAACCCGGCGTGGTGACGTTATCCGTGCCAAAACCTTTCGCCAGCGTCAATACATTCAGGCAATTCGCCACCACACCCTCACCTTTGGGATTGGACCTGCGGGAACCGGCAAAACCTTTTTGGCCACCGTGCTTGCCGTTCAAGCCCTACTGGCCGGTACCTACGAACGCCTTATTTTGACCCGTCCAGCGGTGGAAGCGGGTGAGCGGCTGGGGTTTTTGCCGGGGGATTTGCAACAAAAAATTGACCCCTACCTGCGGCCGTTGTACGATGCCCTCTACGAACTGGTAGAACCCGATAAAATTAGTCATCTGATGGAGCGAGGGGTCATTGAGGTGGCACCATTGGCCTATATGCGGGGGCGAACCCTCAATAACGCCTTTGTGATCTTAGATGAGGCGCAAAACACTACCCCCGCCCAAATGAAAATGGTACTGACCCGCATCGGGTTTAATTCCTGTCTGGTTGTGACGGGGGACTTGACCCAAACTGACTTACCAGAGCACCAAACCTCAGGGTTAAGTGTTGCTGCCAGTATCCTCAAGGACGTGGAAGGGATTGCCTTTTGCTATCTCACCAAGGGGGATGTGATTCGGCATCCTCTTGTTGAACGAATTATTGATGCCTACGATCGCCACGAGCAGGCGCAGGAGACCCCCAAAAGCCAGCGCCAGCGATCGCGCAAATGATTACTACGGTATCGCGCTTAAGTCCACTGGTACAGCTAGCGCCTAGCCTCGCGGCGGGGTTGCAGCAGTTGTTGACACTCCCACCGACTAAAGTCGGGGGATTCTTACGTAGTCCACAAACGAACTCGTAAAGGCGTGAGCAAACCGCCCCTACACAGTTCCTAGAGGCAAAGCCCCAAGGTTCTGCTTACTTGTAGCAACTGTTGCCGATTGGGTTTTTCACCAAGGATGGCGACCAAGTATAGTTTAGCACAGAGCGACTAAAGTCGCTTGCGGGCTTTTCCACCCCGTACTTTAGTGCGGGGCTACCAAGCTATCCCTCTGTGTTGGATTCTGGTGAACGACCGCTTACTTTACCGATCTCACACTAGGAGAATACACGATGGTTGGTTTTATGGGTCGCCTGGGGCTCGAACCCAGGACCAATCGGTTAAAAGCCGAGTGCTCTACCACTGAGCTAGCGACCCATGGTGCTTCACAGCTTTTCTAGCATAGCGGAAAGCAGGCACATATGCAATGGGTTAGTCGTGGGAGGGCTGAACCCAACGTTGCCATAGAATCTGTACACTCAGAGCCACCAAACCCACGCCAATGATGCTAAAGACGCCGGTGCCAAGGGTGCACAGACCCACAACAAGAGTACGAACCGCAACCGTTAAGCTGTAGATCAGTTGATTGTGGGTGCTAACGGCATGGCTGGCAAAGCTATAGGCGATCGCCCCCGTTAAGCGGTAGAGTAACAGCCCAAGCGTGCCTGCAATACAAGCACCCGTGAGGCAACGCACAGGAGTGGCGGAAGGGGCAGTCATAGGCTGATCCACTGTTGAAAAGGCTATGCTTCTAGAATACGGTAGCCAATGTCGCGGCGATAGTAGGCATCGGCAAAGTGAATGGCGGCAACCCCAGCATAAGCT harbors:
- a CDS encoding zinc ribbon domain-containing protein encodes the protein MLDSGSRSWTCEVCNTEHDRDVNPAINIRNEALRRLELGTRSTAFGRERKSSGKTSVLLDAVPVEQGSRLSIP
- a CDS encoding acetolactate synthase large subunit, whose product is MNTAELLVKCLENEGVKYIFGLPGEENLDVLEALRHSSIQFVTTRHEQGAAFMADVYGRLTGQAGVCLSTLGPGATNLMTGVADANLDGAPLVAITGQVGTDRMHIESHQYLDLVAMFSPVTKWNAQIVRPSITPEIVRKAFKIAQNEKPGAVHIDLPENIAAMPVEGYPLKPQPAEKTYASFQSILKAAELISQADNPLILVGNGAIRAHAAPALTHFAEKLNIPVSNTFMGKGVIPYQHSLALWTVGLQQRDYISCGFDHADLIIAIGYDLIEYSPKSWNPDGRLPIIHIAATHAEIDSSYIPVVEVVGDISDSLYEILKRADRQDKAPPYALQLRQEIVADYCQFAQDDSFPVKPQKIIYDLRQVMGPDDIVISDVGAHKMWIARHYHCDRPNTCLISNGFAAMGIAVPGAVAAKLVHPNRHVVAVTGDGGFMMNFQELETALRMKTNFTTIIFNDGGYGLIEWKQHRYFGEPAYVHFGNPDFVKLADSMGLKGYRIEATADFIPTLKTALEQPVPTIIDVAVDYSENLRFNQRLGELNCEI
- a CDS encoding glycosyltransferase family 2 protein, translated to MQYRILAHITGYNDSNSLNKCIDSLLKQTYQISELLIIDNSSTALAISVPLGKISLNVQHHPENIGMAGSLCQGIQYAVNHGFDFIWTFDQDSCPTDDTLEKLITFYTNFSKKDQIGILGCVAVDDSTGQKDGGFLYKNYRFQKISCDLLNTYYECDAVITSGSLINCQIAPNVPLPNTLLFIDAVDFDYCMKIRQHNYKIFILNEAVLRHRFGNSRTVYLPCRSHATYLYTYSTLRYFYVHRNHTYLETRLARNLFFQVLSVAYRVLKAIRKVGVILIFEESDKLLKTYACLRGTVDGLLGRLGKTWH
- a CDS encoding glycosyltransferase; its protein translation is MTSISIITATYNAAAHLPGLIESIRQQSDRNVEWIVIDGASEDGTLDLIKGASDVITDYLSEPTLAFSMPLIKGFNAPQGTIT
- a CDS encoding DUF4168 domain-containing protein, with protein sequence MIPSISLGQAASQSDVIAPWELINYARVVLEIEPIRQKYYRQAQALAGGQIPRNSCFAMSPQNIPSGMETICASYTRDAMQVLKKYNMTLEQFNAITLRAQQDNAFSQRIQTEMMRLKQP
- a CDS encoding DUF3082 domain-containing protein, with translation MTAPSATPVRCLTGACIAGTLGLLLYRLTGAIAYSFASHAVSTHNQLIYSLTVAVRTLVVGLCTLGTGVFSIIGVGLVALSVQILWQRWVQPSHD
- the rpoD gene encoding RNA polymerase sigma factor RpoD, coding for MTQANVLDVYEPATNPLEDEVALLRDYGLDAVDTDDEESEDFEEVSDDLDDKPSKGRASRRRTQVKKKHYTEDSIRLYLQEIGRIRLLRADEEIELARKIADLLEMERVRDRLSEQLGCDPEYLERNPAQWAESLGMSLRDFRHRLFVGRKAKEKMVQSNLRLVVSIAKKYMNRGLSFQDLIQEGSLGLIRAAEKFDHEKGYKFSTYATWWIRQAITRAIADQSRTIRLPVHLYETISRIKKTTKLLSQEMGRKPTEEEIADRMEMTIEKLRFIAKSAQLPISLETPIGKEEDSRLGDFIESDGETPEDQVSKHLLREDLETVLCTLSPRERDVLKLRYGLDDGRMKTLEEIGQLFNVTRERIRQIEAKALRKLRHPNRNSVLKEYIR
- the rpsP gene encoding 30S ribosomal protein S16 — its product is MIKLRLKRYGKKRNATYRIVAMNSRDRRDGRALEELGFYDPIREEVRLKEDAIKRRLEQGAQPTDTVRRLFVKANLLPQTKS
- a CDS encoding PhoH family protein, translated to MSDSLTIDLHSTESAIALVGEQEANLRIFAAQTGATLVLRGRDLYITGTTAQVQLCQQLIHDLGTLWREGKTVSGVDILTVRHAYDTHQREALRELQQDILARTRRGDVIRAKTFRQRQYIQAIRHHTLTFGIGPAGTGKTFLATVLAVQALLAGTYERLILTRPAVEAGERLGFLPGDLQQKIDPYLRPLYDALYELVEPDKISHLMERGVIEVAPLAYMRGRTLNNAFVILDEAQNTTPAQMKMVLTRIGFNSCLVVTGDLTQTDLPEHQTSGLSVAASILKDVEGIAFCYLTKGDVIRHPLVERIIDAYDRHEQAQETPKSQRQRSRK
- a CDS encoding TM2 domain-containing protein, with the translated sequence MSSTGVSMGYRNRAIAIGLALTGILVPGVHKFYLRQPLWGVFYLLLGILFSPITVEHGSLGAIARIACVIEAVWYLFQGADTFDATFNRQITAVVPKLEKH
- a CDS encoding glycosyltransferase family protein gives rise to the protein MQRASGDYYLVVGADDRLDPMAIAHYKRAAAETKADIICANVYSEQHQLIQPTGGAIWHHGVQSFTTTHSVGTLIRRVLHHTYGYYSHRYPTAADAAFILKATQQGASTARANFVAGQYNTKGFSYRYKAALLCELFIIQKEFFPKWLQLLLLVYRLIKNYAQL
- a CDS encoding 4a-hydroxytetrahydrobiopterin dehydratase, producing MAERLSTAEIEAQLASLPGWSLVGDRLEQTFRFQDFLGSIAFVNRLVEPSEQAGHHPDICISWNRVTVSLTTHDAGGITQRDLDLAKVISTLAAG
- the rpsU gene encoding 30S ribosomal protein S21, with amino-acid sequence MSEVRLGENESIESALRRFKKKIQKAGILSEVKRRERYEKPSLRRKRKQEAARKRNR
- a CDS encoding KH domain-containing protein, with translation MSELASAPNYVGLIRFLLEPFMEAPDTLRIHAEFSPATSRIWIRLAFAGEDKGRVYGRGGRNLQAIRAVLKAAAQATGQQIYLDVYGDHKSEPKINNHEGDRRGRPHRRSYPSSRRQS